A window of Lagopus muta isolate bLagMut1 chromosome 16, bLagMut1 primary, whole genome shotgun sequence contains these coding sequences:
- the LOC125701491 gene encoding mushroom body large-type Kenyon cell-specific protein 1-like, protein MRALSGKRPRPGPVQARYSGAALAPLPAVRGGHWLRAAPPRTSGGTAGGATRGSGPCGAGRAGPESPGPWAAQVRAAPSPLTAGPARRVAEKRRYEEEERDNDDDDDDDEAERSLRTALKKLRLDGDDDEAERSLRTAFKKLRRDDGDDDEAERSLRTAFKRLRLDKARWIAAQPAGDGTVLTAPRRRDADGAPQPSVCQEARNRCERTSGGSAGLSRQRRSRSPVLSVCGTASSSSPAFYSEEAHTYVDDTSVEDLTGYLEHYLFIPKKMSPMAEMMYS, encoded by the exons ATGCGGGCCCTCAGCGGGaagcggccccggcccggccccgtgCAAGCGCGCTACTCCGGCGCGGCGCTGGCCCCGCTTCCCGCCGTGCGCGGCGGCCATTGGCTGCGGGCGGCTCCTCCCCGCACCTCGGGCGGCACGGCCGGCGGGGCGACGCGGGGCTCGGGGCCGTGCGGGgccggccgggccgggccggaaAGCCCCGGGCCCTGGGCCGCCCAGGTGCGGGCCGCGCCATCGCCGCTAACGGCCGGCCCCGCTCGCCGCGTCGCGGAGAAGAGGCGGTacgaggaggaggagcgggacaacgacgacgacgacgacgacgacgaggCGGAGCGGAGCCTGCGGACGGCCTTGAAGAAGCTGCGGCTGGACGGCGACGACGACGAGGCGGAGCGGAGCCTGCGGACGGCCTTCAAGAAGCTGCGGCGGGACGACGGCGACGACGACGAGGCGGAGCGGAGCCTGCGGACGGCCTTCAAGAGGCTGCGGCTGGACAAGGCGCG ATGGATCGCGGCGCAGCCTGCGGGCGACGGGACGGTTCTCACGGCGCCGAGGAGAAGAGATGCAGACGGAGCCCCGCAACCGTCCGTCTGCCAGGAAGCACGGAATCG GTGTGAGAGGACCTCCGGAGGATCGGCCGGTCTCTCACGGCAGAGACGTTCCAGGTCTCCTGTCCT ATCCGTCTGTGGAACAGCCTCCTCCAGTTCACCTGCGTTCTACTCTGAGGAGGCCCACACTTACGTAGATGATACAAGTGTGGAAGACCTAACAGGATACCTGGagcactatttatttattccaaagaaaatgtctCCCATGGCTGAAATGATGTATTCCTAA